The DNA window GACTTAGCGGCGAGCATGAAGATGGATAAGCTGCTGACCTCTACTTCCTTTTCTTTTTAATTatgtagcctgttcgcttgctcgtaaacgatcgtaaatttccagccagaaacagtgttttctctcacaccaaaccagccagcagtaaataatccacgatacgatacggccttccGAACAGGCTCCATGGTTCTCCAGCCTATCTTCGCCCTTGTtcgcttagcttataagccatattttttcagCCAATAAACAGTATTTTGTTCTCACAGTAAATCAATCAATAGTACTTTCAGACATAGTTTATCAGCCAAATAAACAGGACGCTTGAAGCAGCTGTGAAGCTTCCACTGAAAGGGACATTAGTTCTGTCGGTGGCTTTCTCTCGAAGACAACTGCAGGTCTGCAGCTGCCCGCCCCCTGCCTGTGCTGTGCTAACGGTGTCACTAGCTAGGATAAAATGGGAAGGCCCACAGGTTGCTTTGAGATTGGTGTATGCCACGTGCAAGCAAAGGAGGGAGGTCTCTTTAGAAGGGGGGAATTCCTTGTGCGCCATTAAAATAGATCGCAATGCCGTGTGTGCGtctgaaaaagttcagcggtcttcagcgctactgctctaacttttttgtgccctctaTGCCACTgctgtcagtttgggctctaacgccgtcaaactgcaggtgtgaaaagtcgaaaatacccttaagtctaaatatgtcattaatttttttgagcatcttaacgacttcaaatgaaaaaacccaaactagaaagttgtagatctcgtcgagatctataattttcatataaaattatcttcatttaattccgtaaaaaaaagatatgatttttctaagatgtactaatcatatcaaatcatattttttttgcgatCTTTTTTTAATGGCACAAAGGAATTTCCCCTTTAGAAGAAGGAAGGGGAGAGCCTCTCAGAATTTGCCTCCCCCCTGGATGCCTCCTCCATAGACCATAGTAGTCCATACCCACCGCGTCAACGCACGATGAAAGCTAGCCCCATTCTTCTCAGGTTCTGAAGGCAGCAGCTTTGGAATTGGATCTCCGTGCAAGCCTGATCAGTCGTCCAACAGGTTAGTGATCGATTCTGCCACTGATTTATCTCCATCCATGGCAAAAGCACTTCCGTACTGCCTTGAGCTAGTAACCTCTGCTTTGCTGATCCGTGATTAAGCATGTTATAGATGGGTCTCTGTGTTAGTGTCTGTACAAAACAAATTCGGAGTAGATGACTTGGGATCTAACCCGGCCAAATAGGACCGTATGGAACGTAGATACTCCATGATGTTAGTTGAATTTACACCACACGTGGTTTTTTTAAGGTTTGTATAATTAATTTGTTTCCACTTCCTGCTTCTATGTTGCAAAAGGCTAGCATAAGCTTGAAATAAACGAGGCCTAAATTTGAAAATTTCCTGCTATTTCTTATTATTTGCAGTTAAATAGATTTCTCTAAACACACACGGATTACAATTATTAGCATTTCCTTGCTTCATGCTCTCTGCCCTTGGTTATACTACTTTTTGAGTGGGGGGCCGAGATAGGATGGAGATTTCCCCTCCTATCACAGGTTGCTACAAAGCTGTGAATGGAACAGCTTATCTGTTGTTATGAATGAAAGAAGGCATGATCCAATCATTAAGCTTAGAAAAGTAAGTACTAAGCTGTTGTTAGCAGCTACGCTAGAATAAAATAAATTTTTTACCGTGTTCTACTAGAACAACATGCGAGTAGGAGATCATAGATCGTTACCACTTGACGCAGCGCAACAAAAGAATAGTTGAAGCAGCCTGATCCAACGTCGTGCGCGTCAATGTGTCGGCCTCCACGGCGCCGGTGCCACAGCCGCAGCACGAGATGGAGTACCGAGCGATGCATGCGGCCATGCGGGTGGTGTCTACTCTGACCTAATGAAGATGTTCttgactagctagctagctattctCTCGTAGCATGCACCATCGATTGGTTACAAACTGTAGGAATCCTGAAATCAGTCCAAACCAAACCGTTTGTGTGCTCAAACTGCTTTGCCCCATCCAAACAAGACCCAAAGGTAAAACCAAACCACGTAACCCGGTTTCAATCCAAACCATTCCCAGCTTTACGGTGCTCTCACATGGGCTAGATTTTATGAAACATAAGCAGTACTTATTGTTTAATACAAGTAACTAATAAAAAGTACGTATATTGAATTGTATGTTTTTCTCTTTGTTCCTTTTCTAACGCAATATACATAATAGATATTCCGTAGTCTCTGTCTAGTTATGATAAACTTAATTATAATTTATATGTTTTTTCATTCATAtccatattttttttctattttcttggtACCTCTATGTATCTTCAATATGCATTTAGTTGACACCTTAGCTTAAACTATGACGACTCTTGTTGTAGCCCATATCTTATAATGTCATGAATCTAAATTATTGATTGGTAAGATTTTTTTCCCTCAAATTAAATCGCAGCTCTTGTTCTTATTATATCTTTTATGAGCACTCATTTTTTTAACTTTATAAAAACAAGGACCTTATCCTTGTGCTTATTATATCTTTTGTTAGCATTGATTTTTTTTACATTATAAAATAAGGACATTAAGTCGTAGACTACACTCTTAAGTACCACAATAGCATAAATACCTATTTAAAACCCGCAGCACTTGCTTAAGGTCAGTGGTAGACCTTGAAAGAAGATCTTGGATGCGTAGTAGTGATGATCTTaagagaatattaatatttaagtCTTATAATGACTATTACTCCAAAGAAATCTCAAAGCCCATGAAGATGTTTGAATTTTCTAATCAAAGAGTTATATGTGCAATAACGATTGTATTGTCAATATAGACATGCTAAACGTTTCATTTAAAATGTATAAACACTACTAAAAAATAATTTTACGAGACAATGTCCAAACATTAACGGAGGTGGTTACAAAATCCAACTGCCTCGTAAAATGCGTGAGGATTTTCGGAGGCAGATGCTTtcatttacggaggcggtcacaATTAACCATCTTGCAAAATGCATTTACAGAGACGGACATTTTATTTCTGAAAGACAGTCAGGATTGTCCGTCTcgtaaaatcgatttacggaggtgGTAAAAAATGACCGTCTCCTAGAATCAATTTAGGGTGACCCACCTCTGCAAACGGAGGCCGATAGACCTCTTATGAGGCCCGCCTCTGTTAATCGTGGCCCAGGGCTATCTGCACCTCAATAATAGAGGTCCATGGACCATAGGTATACACACATGTATCTCTACTAGCTGGCCAGGGCTAATCTGCATATCAACTCGACACATACTTCTCTCAGCGTCCACGACGAAAGCCATAAGATCCCGTCCCTTGGACTGGAGGCGTGCAACAGCTAGCAGTCTCAGCCTGCGTACGTAGAGGGCGGCGGAGGGGACTGTGGAGCGGCGGCGTGGGGAGGGCTGTGGGCGGGGAGGTGGCGACGACGCGGGCGGAAGCCGGGTGTGGGGGAAGGTGGCAGGCACGGTGGGATAGGGACGAAGGATTCACTAGGGGCGCGTTTGGTTGCTTGTATGCAGCCTGACCAGGCTCGACGCATGCATTCAACGAGGGATTGGTTGGCTGCAGCACCGCTAGCCAGGCTCCGCGCGTGCAACTGAAGGGCGATTGGTTGCTTGCATCTCCGTCTGGCTCGTGCCTTCGCGTGCAGAAATCAGCACTCAACCTGGCTCCCGGTAAACGAAACTGGATCTCGTTTCTCCGGAGCCTCGCTCGCTCGCTGCTGGCCCGTGTGAAAGCCTGTCTTTCGAGAGCCGAGCCGGCCGATACCCAGAAGAGAACCAAACGCACCCTAGGTTTCTGCGACGGAGGGGCAATGATTCTCAGCTGGCTGGAACAAGCCTGAGACAAGACAACCAGAACCGTTCGTTCAAACTCTGCGGCCAGTGTCCGCTGCATTGGTTGGCTGGTGAATTTCTTTTGTTGTCTGGGTACACACAAACATGCAGTGGTGCAGCCTTATCGTACATGACGGCGACGTTTCAACGTGGTTCGATGGCTTGAAAACTGCGCCTCAATAATGGAGCTCCAGGGGTAGATACATTTCTCGACACATGTTTCCTTCCCTCTGCGTCCACCACGAAAGCCATCCCCATTCCCATCTCTGGGAGCGGAAGGCGTGCAGCAGCTAGCAGCCTCAGGCTGCGTAGAGGTCTCCCCCGTCTCCATCACCTACTACCCGTTTTGTTGTCGCTTTTTGCATTGTAAGCctcgtttagttccaccccaaattcCCAAtaatagagcattaaatgtagatgaaaaaaaaactaattgcacagtttggtgggaaattgcgagacgaacgttttgagcctaattagtccatgattgaacactaattatcaaataaaaacgaaagtgctacagtagccctaaATTCCAACTCcctggaactaaacacgcgctcaaTATCTCCAATGTGTTTCTAATTGATAAATACCAGCTCCTACATCTTGTGTGCATACATTCTTAAACCTTACCAGCGCCCAATCACTATGGGGTGCGCATGCGCTGCTAACCGAAGGATTGGGGGTACTCACGGGCGGATCTAGTACCGGGCTGGCCGGGGCTTGAACCCCCGCTGCCGTCGCTAGAAGCATGGAGCCGCTAAGGCTGGCTACAAATTTATACTCATTAAAGTTTAGAAGAAGAGACTAAATGTCCAAAATAATAAGAATAAGTCTCTCCTAACATGTgtttctagatccgccaccggGGGTACATGATACATCTGAATTACGTTGATGTATTTAGCCTGCGCATGATGACAAAAGGAAAAATGGACTCAAAATCTTTTTATTCTTCCCTTTTGTTTTTGAAGAACAAGAGCAGCATAGttattgtcggggacctaatgctgaggtacccaatgaggtggaactaataaccatcaaacgttgatgctcccAAACAGGCAAGAACGtagctacacttcttgcccgaagGACCGAAGGCAGGCTCCGTCACGCCGACCCCTGAGggtcgggctccgcctcgcccgacgactgaggcaGGCTCCGCcacacccgacccccgagggctgggctccgccacgcccgatggctaagggcaggtcccgcctcgcccgacggccaagggctggctccgtctcgcccgatggctgagggctggctctgtctcgcccgacatccaaaggcgggctccgcctcgcccgacaaaccgagggcaggctctgcctcgcccgacgactgcaccctgctccttcataatgacgagcacatggtacgacaggacattcgagtcaactgcagtaccaaggaccatgccctgcacgcctgcagggAGGTACTGTCAGGATACAACGGGGTGGGCGCTTTAGGCCCTTCCAGGCATGGTAGAGtctgaacagtgttgtaggcgccgacttttatcttaacagtgttgtgggcgccgccatcagccctcggacgtggatcctgacataagcatacgacaaccactacggtctaggaaGAGACTCGCGCCCTCTACAGTGACAGACGTGTAGTCACCACGCCGTCCGCTCCCCGTAGGGTCGCAAGTCAACACCCATGTTCGACACGCCACCCGCAGGGCGGgacgggacgtgaccacttgctgatcaagtAAGAGCGTAGCATCATCAACGTACAGAGGCCCAGCAAAGATGGGATCCCTGGCATGGTCTTCCCTGTCAACAgagcaggctcaagggaaaaggaagacccggcgccTTCGGAGGGCGATCTCTGCCTTTGGTTTTTTCCCTCTTTCTCCtgtctgtaacccctgctcccccatggtctataaaagggagggcagggcaccccactaaagggatggaTCAACTCACAGAGAGATTGATCGACACGATTCAACAACGCCCATCACGCACAACTGAGCAGCGACTAAGCTCTCGAcgtcctttcgaccattccatcagagacttgggaccagtccctctctcgaccgtttgtaccccctactacgaaccttttttggtgctaataacacgagcagcagcagactggacgtagggacattcagcccaaaccagtataaatcttgtgtcctttagcgcactatccgggcctaacgcgcaacaaatacaaatttactagttggtgtttattcgaaataccgacagttggcgcgtcaggtaggggcctttgcgcgttccacaacaggccacggatggctaaccACGACATCAGTTGGGTCTCAGGCGCACACATGCGcttcgggagcctagacttcatcgtcacgacgggGGAGAGTTGGTACTGGCTCACgccaccatccaatctctcccctccatcggcctcaaccacgagAGGCTTGGGCGCCAGCTcggcgtctcccttggaccccagcagtCCAGGGAGGACCAGCATCGCCTCACCCTTTCCAACGACAACGACATGGCGCagtctgtggcagaaccgcctaatttaatgcctcacaggagtgcttgtcttccattagacactaatcACTCAgaggagaacactagattactcggttccgtcggacacaccccaggggagaacccgaaaatccacatttttgccaccagaatcacaaatgagagaataaagcttacatcattcgtaaccacttcttacatcacttttaatacaacatcagagtataatatttattaatataacagtggaatgaaatcatgttatcagagttataaataatttaattgaacagcggaatagaaacatgtgaacagagttacagcgggaataaacatctattaatgacatggtgaagtattgatatatatagactacggcaacagattatgaaactttcatttataaaagtatttggtgagagttataaataacaactatgatcgcagcataaaggaaatcctctctgagcccaccaggaggaatccacacacaaaggtcagctcaagcgtccacctgtcacctgcaacaggggaagtaaaaccctgagtactcaattgtactcagcaagacttacccgataggagaaaagaaaagactccaaggatatgcaaggctatctggtttgtgggtttcaTTTGCAGAaaacattactaagcgtgcgtccttatatttgatttttattaatagccgcattggttcattaactaaccattctatgtaagcacctgtgctactttcaagcagatggtaagcaatcagatttcctttgtccatcttccatctttcatctttcagttcttactacgatgctaaaccgtagacaagccgtatcggttagcccggcgattcacgaatcaatgcccctagctgggtaccccaaaaacacacgccgcgcttgtaccccaggcacaagcaggaccaacccatcactctcctgtcccgggtgtccaggtccccgtccaaactgggactccaagcccccgcccctgagtcccgaactcagtgcggtgcaaggacctcctccaccaaaaacaaaccctgacagtcggtccggaaagagccggatccgcgacaagagagcaacaagtcttccaagtgcccatacacaagtatgtgctcgagataataagtctgtgacctgcctagagtcatatgcacgatcggtccttaatcgaccagacagggaaaaatggtgtaaccaagctatgacccgcctccgcggcgacacaacttcttacacccaccaatacccaaaccatatccctgcccagtcaccattttcctttccaccattttatatattccaggtgataatcatatagtaacatattttctatatctcgcgagtgacaggcaatcactcgacttctaccggagtcctgtagcatagcaatctacacgatcctgtcatactagtaagactcatgggatgaagatatatatatgcaagtgggtttcattcaacttcttaaaacttaatgcacaattataatttaaactgcagaaagtaggggttgtgcaccggggcttgcctgggtaaaatataatcagaagttagctttccatcatggcgacatgatctccaaaagcaccatttctccagcaactcccgatgactccgtgatccaccgacgtccctattatgatatgcaatgtaatgccatgcaaagatataattaattgactgcaatcgtgactcgtataaatacgctttacgtctctcaagtgaacgagctagttctaacaacgaccgcacttaggctacatattcatgttgtcggataagacgctatttcccaacaattattttcgttacataaacccaagtcgtttctttatcccattctatcaatttaatcattattcgcaataggacgcCATTATCTATTTAACAAACTAGTTATTCCGGAGGCACAAAAATTACGGTGAGTAACTACTACTGCTaggagtctactatacaaatttcagattcaacaatattatcaATTTACCATACCAATCCCTACAAGTTTACCTTTTCGTAATATCaattatctctaattaattatatagcttcctaagaatattatccacTATGTGAACGAATTACACTAATAGGTATATCCTGATTTTAGGAGACtacaaaactggtttggcatttttatgatttttctacacttcATTCTCAATTTTTGAAAGGCACTAAATTAACAAAACTAAAACAGAGCAACAAGGCCAGGCCCGGGCGGCCAACTCGGCCCGCAGGCGCGCGCGTGGCCCAACACAGCGTGGCGGCCCAGCAGCTGCGCGCGCGGCCCGTCAGCCAGGCGTGGCCCAGCGGTGCACGGCCCAGGAGCGCTGGCAACCGGCCGGCCCACCGCGCGGCAACAAGCGGCCCGAACACGGCGCCAACAGGCCGGCCCAGCAACtggtaaagctcagggtgcggctCGTTTTGCAGAAAACCCCTTATTCATTTTGCTAATCGCCAAACCCTATTTGCACTATTCATTCGAGTCTTGTATTTTTGCAGTAAACACCATGTGTATTTCTATTTCTTGGATTTCTTACCCTCTTCTACCTTTTCATCTTCACCGAGGAGTAGAGGAGATCACGGCGGCTCCTGCGCGGCGAACCGGAAAGCGGCTTGGCCAAGGCGCTGCGGCACGGCAGCGGCGTACCAACCGACGACGAGCCGCAAGGGGACCCACGTGGCATGGGCGGCGTAGCTGCTGCGGTCCGGCTGAAGGACGTCCGGAGCAGCGGGCCACGGCGTGGCCACACGAGAGGCGCAGACACCGGGGCAGAGCACCAGCACGACCACGGGAGACGCGGCAACAGCGTTGGCCGGCGGGTGCGCAGCGCGGGGAGGAAGACGAAGCGAGGCAGAGCCGCTCGCTGGCAGGAGGGCTCCACGGCTCCGGGACGGCAACGACAGCGGCCATGGCGACGAGGCGCATCACCGGCACGGTGGTGCTCCAGGGCACGGTGGTCGCGGCTTGCCGGGAAGACACAGCGCGCGAGAGCAGCGGCCGTGGGGCTGGCCACGGCGAGGACGCGCGACGCGGGGACGGAACGGCTCCACAGCGAGGCGCTTCGGCTGTGGCTGTCGAGACCGGACTCCCAGGCACGGCGAACCAAGCGCGCGGGACATGGGAAGGGTGCGGCTCGGACTGCGGTGCAGGAGCAGGGAAAGGAGGCGTGGCGCGGCGTTGCGGTGGTGCGGCCTGCCCGCGCAGAGGACGGCAGTTGCGGTCGAGGAGCTCCGCGGGGCTCGGCGCTTGGAGGTGCGCGGATGCGGGCACAGACGGGCCAGCGGCCGAGGAGCTCCGCGGCTCAGCGTGGAGGAGCAGCGCTCGCagcgcggctgacgacgatgggcGCAGCCATGGCGGCAAGAGCGCGGAGGAGCCGGGGAAGGCACGGCTACGGCTTCGGCGCGGCCATGGCGAAGGAGCGTGCTCACGCAACGCTGAGAGGACCGCGCGGTGGCTGCGGGACCACGGGCGCGCAGCAGGACCAAGGGGCTCGGGCGGTCGTAGTTCGGCCGGCTCGGCTGCGTAGAGCCGAGGGGCGCGCGCGCGATGAGCTCGGGCGCTCATGGCTGGCGCGAGGCAGGAACCGAGGAAAAGGAGGTTGGTAAGGACGGCTCCGACTGCTTTCctgtagaaaaaaaaagaaacaaggtCGGGCAGACAAGGACAGCAGAGGACAGGGCATGGGCTGCCGAGGACTTTCTGACATTGGCCGTGGACGTGGATGCTCCTGCCCCTGCTGATCTGATCCCATGCGTTGCGTGCTCCATCCATCAGACTTAATTTGCAGGAGCCACCTGGAGGCGCTGGACAGAGACAAGACAGGATAGACAGAGGTAAAGCAAGAGAGTAGACtcgtgagagagagggagaacggacaagcagcagcagcattcGCGCCCAACGTCTCTCCTCCGTACTAGTACAAGATTGGTTAAAAATGAAAAGTGGTACATGACAGCATCAATAGAAAAAGAGAGAAGGCAGCAGCAGCACGAAGCGGAGACAGACATAGACAGGCCGCAGGCAAGCACTGCTACAAGTTTTTTATTAAAGTGACTGTTGTAACgtgcgtgtatatatatatatacacatgcatacttttatatatatatatatatatatatatatatatatatatatatacatatatatatataatggtttattactttagtcaatttgcaacgtctaggcacaggaaaaattcagcaagctcgaatttaaatttgattctaaatctatatatatatatatatcgttctatttattaacatattttattttatttataaacattgcttttcatgcttaatctaatagaacgagcCGTTCGTTATCGATTGGCCAGAATTGTCGTTCAGCAATTCTTAACTATTTTTACGCACTGAAATTTTACCTGGACGTTTATTTGAATTCGCGAAATTACGTCACATAGGATTCGcgtatcgcgtcgaatacgttttaaataaaaatccgagaaactcattttgaagttttacttagacctaaatcgcggcgttaaataagatcgtaacaccggggtgttacaaccaacccccccaAAAAAataatctcgtcccgagattcgaaactagaaccagaaaaggggaaacgcgattacattccatagatcagggattacacgaaagattacacgacttcgaatactaaaccacacgggaatctagggatacatggttaagagcaacttggtacaaccgagtcctactccagaagtcgagatagacgaggacagtggagaaacaacaagataatgattatccaaaatatggcgtagcaccaacaaatccagaaatagtcgactgagaagtaaaacatcgcgaACCCTAAGAACAACTaaccaaagggaacttgaactttctcgacgaaccggatcctttcttcttctcagaccTCAAACTGACGAATCTAGCTGTACAACGTCGAATGAATTTCATAGTTCTGCTGTGAATGTGAGAGGAATGagggtgaagaagaagagcaaggaccaagggtatttatagTGGAGAATGGAGGTGGGGAGCAACACACCGGAGTGGAGATAAGATTTGGACATGTTGCGCTCCCTGCGTGAGcggcggagggggaaataaaAGGAGGGaaggggtccgctcgacgagacaggcgtgcgggcggtcgtgtcaccaaaagaagaaggaaaagagagggaaatggggggggggtccggtacgatGAACGACGGTGCGGggtagagagccgaccggatgctgggaaaggAGAAGTGCACAGTGCACCAAGATggcgagcactgcacgatgccgcggccacgcAGAAATGGGATACTACCGATCCTGACACAGACggcgttcgcagggcacgcagcgaaataacccggcatgcgtagcacggtcaactaggcacagggcttgggacaaaacgtccactctgacttttgcaactactcccgactatccactgctgaccttccttgaccacatccgtcttttctgtaaacccagatcatgtcatacttcttcctccaaaccatctcttgtttaccttgCGAGAACACCtctgcatcaacccgttgtggatttcccgtttgaacacctgaacatttccaaggagaaatttttaaaacaaaatggtacggcagtgcaacttggtaaaggtacttggttaacaacctcgataccagcgcgtgccgagcagcgtcacatgtggcagctattccacagggagccctcggtgtcgtcgcggcaccataagctattaaccaggcaactattaccaacttacatgccatgaaggcagtggggtcatagaccacagagtaagggggtatcacaagggaaaaattcaaacaaccaaagttttccctccacaacaagggacaaggaattttaaatccaacgacggatttggtttaaaaagattcaagtgttctgttgggacatccacaattagtcgatacagtgtccaataacatccaatcatggctgatctgctggcgtctgaatggcaacttttcttgtaacccacttagtatcaccctagaaaacttaagcacatctaac is part of the Miscanthus floridulus cultivar M001 chromosome 9, ASM1932011v1, whole genome shotgun sequence genome and encodes:
- the LOC136479425 gene encoding uncharacterized protein, translated to MATRRITGTVVLQGTVVAACREDTARESSGRGAGHGEDARRGDGTAPQRGASAVAVETGLPGTANQARGTWEGCGSDCGAGAGKGGVARRCGGAACPRRGRQLRSRSSAGLGAWRCADAGTDGPAAEELRGSAWRSSARSAADDDGRSHGGKSAEEPGKARLRLRRGHGEGACSRNAERTARWLRDHGRAAGPRGSGGRSSAGSAA